One Comamonas endophytica DNA window includes the following coding sequences:
- a CDS encoding bifunctional 5-dehydro-2-deoxygluconokinase/5-dehydro-2-deoxyphosphogluconate aldolase, with the protein MSTLPFPADRPFDVACLGRLAVDLYAQQIGCSLEDASGFSKYLGGSSANIAFGTARLGLRSAMVSRVGNEQNGRFLCRTLEREGCDVSQVRIDPERLTGMVLLGIKDQDTFPLLFARENCADMALCEDDIDEAFLARCRSLVVTGTHLSTPGVLAASRKALEIGGRHGLVRVLDIDYRPVLWGLTGKGDGETRYIGNDQVSAHLQQQLGMFELIIGTEEEWMIAGGAEGDLMASLRCARECTRAVFVVKRGPLGCSVIEGAIPAAIDDALTVLGERIEVLNVLGAGDAFASGLLAGLLRGKSFAEAAAMANACGAIVVSRHGCAPAMPTPAELAHWFSGKRHVRPDQDPQLAHLHRVTAARPAWPELCVLAYDHRSQFEELADQAGADRARLPRLKRLINRVVEEVETDPGCQGRMGVLIDGRIGEAALHDATGRGWWVGRPIERPGSRPLRFDGTHSLASQLQHWPREQTVKCLVFYHPQDDAALRAEQEEWLQQVWEATRASGHELLLEVIPPRDRIAPGDTGECVVQTIGRFYDLGFKPEWWKVGAMSRAQWLALEALVRERDPYCRGAVILGLSQPLEQLIAAFAEAPASLVKGFMIGRSVWSAPALAWLQGEIDDAGLHARIAANFRALIAGWRAARSAPRVAQPLAEGLPA; encoded by the coding sequence ATGAGCACGCTGCCCTTTCCCGCCGACCGCCCCTTCGACGTTGCCTGCCTCGGGCGCCTGGCCGTCGATCTCTATGCGCAGCAGATCGGCTGCAGCCTCGAGGACGCCAGCGGCTTCTCCAAATACCTCGGCGGCTCCTCCGCGAACATTGCCTTCGGCACGGCGCGGCTGGGCCTGCGCTCGGCCATGGTCTCGCGCGTGGGCAACGAACAGAACGGCCGCTTCCTGTGCCGCACGCTCGAGCGCGAAGGCTGCGACGTGAGCCAGGTGCGCATTGACCCGGAGCGCCTGACGGGCATGGTACTGCTGGGCATCAAGGACCAGGATACGTTCCCGCTGCTGTTCGCGCGCGAGAATTGCGCCGACATGGCGCTGTGCGAGGACGACATCGACGAGGCGTTTCTCGCGCGGTGCCGCAGCCTGGTGGTCACCGGCACCCATCTGAGCACGCCCGGCGTGCTGGCCGCCAGCCGCAAGGCGCTGGAAATCGGTGGTCGCCATGGCCTGGTGCGCGTGCTCGATATCGACTACCGGCCCGTGCTCTGGGGCCTGACCGGCAAGGGCGACGGCGAGACCCGCTACATAGGCAACGACCAGGTCAGCGCGCACCTGCAGCAGCAGCTGGGAATGTTCGAGCTGATCATCGGCACCGAGGAGGAGTGGATGATTGCCGGCGGCGCCGAAGGCGACCTGATGGCCAGCCTGCGGTGCGCGCGCGAATGCACTCGCGCGGTATTCGTCGTCAAGCGCGGCCCGCTGGGCTGCTCGGTGATCGAAGGCGCGATCCCAGCGGCCATCGACGATGCGCTGACGGTGCTGGGCGAGCGCATCGAGGTGCTCAACGTGCTGGGCGCGGGCGATGCGTTTGCCTCGGGCCTGCTGGCAGGGCTGCTGCGCGGCAAGTCCTTTGCCGAAGCCGCGGCCATGGCCAACGCCTGCGGCGCGATCGTGGTGTCGCGCCATGGCTGCGCGCCCGCCATGCCCACGCCGGCCGAGCTGGCGCACTGGTTCTCGGGCAAACGCCACGTGCGGCCCGACCAGGATCCGCAGCTGGCGCATCTGCACCGCGTCACCGCGGCGCGTCCGGCCTGGCCCGAACTTTGCGTGCTGGCCTATGACCATCGCTCGCAGTTCGAGGAGCTGGCCGACCAGGCCGGCGCCGACCGCGCGCGCCTGCCGCGGCTCAAGCGCCTGATCAACCGCGTGGTCGAGGAAGTGGAGACCGATCCCGGCTGCCAGGGCCGCATGGGCGTGCTGATCGACGGCCGCATCGGCGAGGCCGCGCTGCACGACGCCACCGGCCGCGGCTGGTGGGTGGGCCGCCCCATCGAGCGCCCGGGTTCGCGCCCGCTGCGCTTCGACGGCACGCATTCGCTGGCCTCGCAGCTGCAGCACTGGCCGCGCGAGCAGACCGTCAAGTGCCTGGTGTTCTACCACCCGCAGGACGACGCCGCGCTGCGCGCCGAGCAGGAGGAATGGCTGCAGCAGGTCTGGGAGGCGACGCGCGCCAGCGGCCACGAGCTGCTGCTGGAAGTGATTCCGCCCAGGGACCGGATCGCGCCCGGCGACACCGGCGAATGCGTGGTGCAGACCATCGGGCGCTTCTACGACCTGGGCTTCAAGCCCGAATGGTGGAAGGTGGGCGCGATGTCGCGCGCGCAGTGGCTGGCGCTGGAGGCGCTGGTGCGCGAGCGCGATCCGTATTGCCGCGGCGCGGTGATCCTGGGGCTGTCGCAGCCGCTGGAGCAACTGATCGCGGCCTTTGCCGAGGCCCCGGCCTCGCTGGTCAAGGGTTTCATGATCGGGCGCAGCGTGTGGTCGGCGCCGGCGCTGGCCTGGCTGCAAGGCGAGATCGACGATGCGGGGCTGCATGCGCGCATCGCGGCGAATTTCCGCGCGCTGATCGCGGGATGGCGTGCGGCGCGCAGCGCGCCGCGGGTGGCGCAGCCCCTGGCCGAAGGGCTGCCGGCATAA
- a CDS encoding MurR/RpiR family transcriptional regulator, translating into MKNRTTTSGKAPVAVAPAPFSDTQAFLADLQTQFDGLSRQLKTIARHVEMHRDRLALDGVQATAEACGVQPSAVVRFAKHFGFSGYSELQALFRADAERQLAPNRGYQERIRGLIVPGAQTLAVGQLAREVIERSVDSLQALQRQLPDERFEAGVDLMVQAPAIWLAASRRAFPVGAYLAYALQHTGKPVHWLNGLGAMQQLEMRALRPGDVMLAVSFAPYAQETLELAQAALARGAHLLAITDSQLSPLAAQASVVLVAQDGATFGFRSLTSTMALAQSLFLGMAYRLELAYEAPAATD; encoded by the coding sequence ATGAAAAATAGAACAACAACTTCAGGGAAAGCCCCGGTGGCCGTGGCGCCGGCGCCGTTTTCGGATACGCAGGCCTTCCTGGCGGACCTGCAGACGCAATTCGATGGCCTGAGCCGCCAGCTCAAGACCATCGCGCGCCATGTGGAGATGCACCGCGACCGGCTGGCGCTCGACGGCGTGCAGGCCACGGCCGAGGCCTGCGGCGTGCAGCCGTCGGCGGTGGTGCGCTTTGCCAAGCACTTCGGCTTCAGCGGCTATTCCGAGCTGCAGGCACTGTTCCGCGCCGACGCCGAACGCCAGCTCGCGCCCAACCGCGGCTACCAGGAGCGCATCCGCGGCCTGATCGTGCCCGGCGCCCAGACCCTGGCCGTGGGGCAGCTGGCGCGCGAAGTCATCGAGCGCAGCGTCGACAGCCTGCAGGCGCTGCAGCGCCAGCTGCCCGACGAGCGCTTCGAAGCCGGCGTGGATCTGATGGTGCAGGCCCCGGCGATCTGGCTGGCGGCTTCGCGCCGCGCCTTTCCCGTGGGCGCCTACCTGGCCTATGCGCTGCAGCACACCGGCAAGCCGGTGCACTGGCTCAATGGCCTGGGCGCGATGCAGCAGCTCGAGATGCGCGCGCTGCGCCCCGGCGACGTGATGCTGGCGGTGTCGTTCGCTCCCTATGCGCAGGAAACGCTGGAGCTGGCCCAGGCCGCGTTGGCCCGCGGCGCGCACCTGCTGGCCATCACCGACAGCCAGCTGAGCCCGTTGGCCGCGCAAGCCAGCGTGGTGCTGGTCGCGCAGGATGGCGCGACCTTTGGGTTCCGTTCATTGACCAGCACCATGGCGCTGGCGCAGTCGTTGTTCCTGGGGATGGCGTATCGGCTGGAGCTGGCTTACGAGGCGCCGGCGGCCACGGATTGA
- a CDS encoding PACE efflux transporter, which yields MQGPWRRVVYVTLFEVFAIAATSFGLSALTGESAAHSSIVAVMTSAIAVAWNVVWNGLFERWEARQAQRGRGFARRAAHALGMEGGLVVMLVPLFAWWFKVSLWQAFLMDLGLLLFFLVYTFVFNWAFDRVFGLPASAQEQSAPQSVAAGAS from the coding sequence CTGCAGGGACCCTGGCGGCGCGTCGTGTATGTCACTTTGTTTGAAGTGTTTGCCATTGCCGCCACTTCCTTTGGCCTGTCCGCACTGACCGGCGAAAGCGCCGCCCATTCCAGCATCGTTGCCGTCATGACCTCGGCCATCGCGGTCGCCTGGAATGTGGTCTGGAACGGCCTGTTCGAGCGCTGGGAAGCGCGCCAGGCGCAGCGCGGCCGGGGCTTCGCGCGGCGCGCGGCGCATGCGCTGGGCATGGAGGGCGGGCTGGTGGTGATGCTGGTGCCGCTGTTCGCCTGGTGGTTCAAGGTCAGCCTGTGGCAGGCCTTTCTGATGGACCTGGGGCTGCTGCTGTTCTTCCTGGTCTATACCTTTGTCTTCAATTGGGCATTCGACCGGGTGTTCGGGCTTCCGGCTTCGGCGCAGGAGCAGTCCGCGCCTCAATCCGTGGCCGCCGGCGCCTCGTAA
- a CDS encoding LysR family transcriptional regulator → MAFSSDNVLVFLAVLDHGSFSAAARALSRVPSAVSMAIAHLEAELQLHLFDRTGREPQPTASARALEPQARLLAAQLQQLNGQALALTQGLEQRLSIAIAPELLASHWPAALAALAQAHPLLEVEVLAAPQEDALAMLHTGRAQLALVFERPSLDGREGFEEVGSDTLVAVMSPNHPVLEAARAQAAGHGLPSLSEEHLKTTRQIVVASRDLGQIDARFVYARHIWRTDNHLAALGLIEAGLGWGWQPRSLVAPYIEAGRLVEMPFSNLSNGLRLWVDVVWSKQRPMGLGAQMFVRAMGKQMGGE, encoded by the coding sequence ATGGCTTTCTCCTCCGACAATGTTCTGGTGTTCCTGGCGGTTCTCGATCACGGCTCGTTCTCGGCCGCGGCGCGCGCGCTGTCGCGGGTGCCGTCGGCCGTGAGCATGGCGATCGCGCACCTCGAAGCGGAGCTCCAGCTCCATCTCTTCGACCGCACTGGCCGCGAGCCCCAGCCCACCGCCAGCGCGCGTGCGCTGGAGCCCCAGGCGCGCCTGCTGGCCGCGCAGCTGCAGCAGCTCAACGGCCAGGCCCTGGCGCTGACGCAGGGGCTGGAGCAGCGCCTGAGCATCGCCATCGCTCCCGAGCTGCTGGCCTCGCACTGGCCCGCAGCCCTGGCCGCGCTGGCCCAGGCCCATCCCTTGCTGGAAGTCGAGGTGCTGGCCGCGCCGCAGGAAGACGCGCTGGCAATGCTGCACACCGGCCGCGCGCAGCTGGCGCTGGTCTTCGAGCGCCCCAGCCTCGACGGCCGGGAGGGCTTCGAGGAGGTCGGCAGCGACACCCTGGTGGCCGTCATGTCCCCGAATCATCCGGTGCTGGAAGCCGCACGCGCCCAGGCCGCAGGGCATGGACTGCCGTCGCTCAGTGAAGAACACCTCAAGACCACGCGCCAGATCGTGGTCGCCAGCCGCGACCTCGGCCAGATCGACGCCCGCTTCGTCTATGCCCGCCATATCTGGCGCACCGACAACCATCTCGCCGCCCTGGGCCTGATCGAGGCCGGCCTCGGCTGGGGCTGGCAGCCGCGCTCGCTGGTGGCGCCCTACATCGAGGCCGGGCGGCTGGTGGAGATGCCGTTTTCCAATCTCAGCAACGGCCTGCGGCTTTGGGTGGACGTGGTGTGGTCCAAGCAAAGGCCGATGGGGCTGGGGGCGCAGATGTTTGTGCGGGCGATGGGGAAGCAGATGGGTGGAGAGTGA
- a CDS encoding fumarylacetoacetate hydrolase family protein — MSVEAVTHTLLQARAHGRLADALPLAESLASVEDAYAVQQAVARQRDWFYNGAPRAWKSGGASRSAPLTHAPLPPAGVWASPATVARWPVRPGGIEAEIALRLGQDVTPAQAEGLVAGRGAELIDAMAVSIEVVESRWLQQFSAPPLLLLADQLCHGALVVGDWQPCDLVRAAPDWMQQVCRLRVGEGEVSVHAGTHSLGDPAWLLADWLRHATSRYGTLRAGTVVTTGSWVGLVQVQAGDRVHAQFDGVGEAWLQL; from the coding sequence ATGTCCGTTGAAGCCGTCACCCACACCTTGCTGCAGGCGCGCGCCCATGGCCGGCTGGCCGATGCGCTGCCGCTGGCCGAGAGCCTTGCCAGCGTGGAGGACGCATATGCGGTGCAGCAGGCCGTGGCCCGGCAGCGCGACTGGTTCTACAACGGCGCGCCGCGCGCCTGGAAGTCGGGCGGCGCCTCCCGCAGCGCGCCGCTGACCCATGCGCCGCTGCCCCCGGCGGGCGTCTGGGCCAGCCCGGCGACGGTGGCCCGCTGGCCCGTGCGTCCGGGCGGCATCGAAGCCGAGATCGCGCTGCGGCTGGGGCAGGATGTGACGCCTGCACAGGCCGAGGGGCTGGTGGCGGGTCGGGGCGCGGAGCTGATCGATGCGATGGCCGTCTCCATCGAAGTGGTGGAGTCGCGCTGGCTGCAGCAGTTCTCGGCGCCGCCGTTGCTGCTGCTGGCGGATCAGCTGTGCCATGGGGCGCTGGTGGTTGGCGACTGGCAGCCTTGCGATCTGGTGCGGGCTGCTCCCGACTGGATGCAGCAGGTGTGCCGGTTGCGCGTGGGCGAGGGCGAGGTTTCGGTGCATGCCGGCACCCATTCGCTGGGAGATCCGGCCTGGCTGCTGGCGGACTGGTTGCGCCATGCGACTTCTCGGTACGGCACGCTGAGGGCAGGTACCGTCGTGACCACTGGGAGCTGGGTGGGGTTGGTACAGGTGCAGGCGGGGGATCGGGTGCATGCGCAGTTTGATGGGGTGGGAGAGGCTTGGCTGCAGCTTTGA
- a CDS encoding Glu/Leu/Phe/Val family dehydrogenase translates to MQNTPVSPSTSTLPAHPLPSYLQAEKLGPWGIYLQQIDRVTPYLGHLARWVETLKRPKRALIVDVPIELDNGTIAHFEGYRVQHNTSRGPGKGGVRFHQDVTLSEVMALSAWMSIKNAAVNVPYGGAKGGIRVDPKTLSHAELERLTRRYTSEIGIIIGPNKDIPAPDVNTNEQIMSWMMDTYSMNTGSTATGVVTGKPVDLGGSLGRREATGRGVFTVGIEAMRRTNMRVEEARIAVQGFGNVGGIAAKLFVEAGAKLVAVQDHSGSIHSSLGIDVPALLRHVQHTGGVAGFAGADVLAKEEFWGVDCEIMIPAALEGQIHADNAGKIKAKLVIEGANGPTTPEADDILNDKGVLVLPDVIANAGGVTVSYFEWVQDFSSFFWSEDEINARLVRIMQDAFAGVWQVAQDHKVSLRTATFIIACQRILHAREMRGLYP, encoded by the coding sequence ATGCAAAACACCCCTGTCTCCCCGTCGACCAGCACGTTGCCGGCCCATCCCCTGCCCTCCTATCTGCAAGCCGAAAAGCTCGGCCCCTGGGGCATCTACCTGCAGCAGATCGACCGTGTCACGCCCTACCTGGGCCATCTTGCGCGCTGGGTCGAAACGCTCAAGCGCCCCAAGCGCGCGCTGATCGTCGATGTGCCGATCGAGCTCGACAACGGCACCATCGCCCACTTCGAGGGCTACCGCGTGCAGCACAACACCAGCCGCGGCCCGGGCAAGGGCGGCGTGCGTTTCCACCAGGACGTGACGCTGTCCGAAGTCATGGCGCTGTCGGCCTGGATGTCGATCAAGAACGCGGCCGTCAACGTGCCCTACGGCGGTGCCAAGGGTGGCATCCGCGTCGATCCCAAGACGCTGTCGCACGCCGAACTCGAGCGCCTCACGCGCCGCTACACCAGCGAGATCGGCATCATCATCGGCCCGAACAAGGACATCCCGGCGCCGGACGTCAACACCAACGAGCAGATCATGTCCTGGATGATGGACACCTACTCGATGAACACCGGCTCCACCGCCACCGGCGTGGTCACGGGCAAGCCCGTGGACCTGGGCGGATCGCTCGGCCGGCGCGAAGCCACGGGCCGCGGCGTGTTCACCGTCGGCATTGAAGCCATGCGCCGCACCAACATGCGCGTCGAAGAGGCGCGCATCGCCGTGCAGGGCTTCGGCAATGTCGGCGGCATTGCCGCCAAGCTGTTCGTCGAGGCCGGCGCCAAGCTGGTCGCGGTGCAGGACCACAGCGGCAGCATCCACAGCAGCCTGGGCATCGACGTGCCGGCGCTGCTGCGCCATGTGCAGCACACGGGCGGCGTGGCCGGTTTCGCCGGTGCCGACGTGCTGGCCAAGGAAGAGTTCTGGGGCGTGGACTGCGAGATCATGATCCCGGCCGCGCTCGAGGGCCAGATCCACGCCGACAACGCCGGCAAGATCAAGGCCAAGCTGGTGATCGAGGGCGCCAACGGCCCGACCACGCCCGAAGCCGACGACATCCTGAACGACAAGGGCGTGCTGGTGCTGCCCGACGTCATTGCCAACGCCGGCGGCGTCACGGTGAGCTATTTCGAATGGGTGCAGGATTTCTCCAGCTTCTTCTGGAGCGAGGACGAGATCAATGCGCGCCTGGTGCGCATCATGCAAGACGCGTTTGCCGGCGTGTGGCAGGTGGCGCAGGACCACAAGGTCAGCCTGCGGACTGCGACGTTCATCATCGCGTGCCAGCGGATACTGCATGCGCGCGAGATGCGCGGCCTCTACCCGTGA